The genomic region GAATTTTCGGATGAAGCGGAAGCGGCCCGAGAGGCCAAGCGGAAGACCCGCGTCGACCTGCTCGCCCGCCGCCGGACCCTGCCCGGTCCGACGCGGGCCGCCGCAGCCGGGCGCGTCCAGGCTGAACTGGTCACACTGGTACGCCGGCTGCGCCCCCACCGGATGACGGCGTACGTGCCGGTCGGCTCCGAGCCGGGCGGCGCCGACCTGCCGGAGGTGCTGCGGGCGGCGCTGCCCGCCGACGCAGAGTTGCTGCTGCCGGTGCTCCGCGACGACCTGGATCTGGACTGGGCGGCGTACACCGGGCCCGACGCTCTGGTGGCGGCCGGCCGGGGCATCCGCGAGCCGGTCGGGCCACGGCTCGGGGTGGACGCGGTGGCCCGCGCGGAGCTGGTGGTCGTACCGGCGCTCGCCGTCGACCTGCGCGGCCGGCGGCTGGGCCGGGGCGGCGGCTCGTACGACAGGGCGCTGGCACGGGTGCCGACCACCGCGCTGACCGTTGTGCCACTGCACGACGGAGAGCTGGTCGAGACGATTCCCGCCGAGGCGCACGACCTTCCGGTCCGAGCGGTCGTCACCCCGGCCGACGGGGTGCGTACGCTTGATGACGGCCCGGGTAGAGCGCATGGTGTCGCGCCCCACACGTCCGCTGGACGAACCCGGGGCGAATGACGCACCATTGGCACTCGAATACGTCGAGTGCCAACTGGCCCGAGCCCGATACCGGAGGAGAACGTGCCTACGTACCAGTACGCCTGCACCGCGTGCGGTCACCAACTCGAGGCGGTGCAGTCCTTCTCCGACGAGCCGCTGACCGAGTGCCCGACGTGCCAGGGGCGGCTGCGCAAGGTCTTCAACTCCGTCGGCATCGTCTTCAAGGGCTCGGGCTTCTACCGCACCGACTCCCGCGCGGCCGGCTCCGAAGGTGCGACCGCCGGCACGGCGAGCAAGACCGAGTCGTCCTCGTCGACCTCGGGTGGGGATTCCGGCTCGTCGAGCTCGTCCTCGGGCGCGTCGTCGTCCGGGTCCTCGTCTGGCGGGTCTTCGTCCGGATCGTCTTCCTCGTCCGGGTCGTCTTCGTCCGGCGGGTCGAGTGGCGGGAAGGCCCCGGCGGGCAGCTCCGCCTCCTGACCCACGCGAGTCACGCGAACCTCTTGAGGCGCGAACCTCTTGAGGCGCGCGAACCTCTTCAGGCGCACCAGCCTCTTGATCGACTCGGGTTCCTGGAAAGCGGCCTTTCCGAGCCGCTCGGATACCCCGATTTCCAGGAACCCGAGTGGATCAGCGCCGGCGGAGCTTCTCGCGCCATAGCAGGTCTGGCCGTTGGATGGGCGTTGTCCACAGGCCGGCGGGTTATCCACAGGCACCCGCGCAGGGGCGGATCTGGCGGCCACGACCGGCCTAACCTGCCGTCCACGGGTGCCACCGCGGCGCCCGGGACGGGAGGCGCCAGATGGCGACAGGCGATCCGGGTTCGGCGCGGGCACTGCGCCCGCTGCGTCGGCTGGCCCTACCCGGCGGGCGTACCCTGCTCCGGGCCGCGCTCGTCGCCGCGCTGCTGGGCTTGGCCGCCGCCGTCCTGCACACCCCGCCCACCTGCCCGCCAACCGATGCCGCCGACCGGTCCCCAGGGCGCTCCGGCGGGGCCAACGCGGGACCACTCTCGTCGAACGGGCCGGCCGGCACGGGCCACGGCCGGGCCGGTACGGGTGACGACCAGCCCGGCACCGACCAGAACGGGAACGGTCAGACCGGCACTGGGCAGCCCGGAACAGAACAGAACGGCACGGATCAGAACGGCACCGGGCAAACCGGCTCCGGGCAGGGGCGGAGCGGCACTGCCGAGGGCGGCACGCACCCGTCCTCGGGTCCCCTACCGCTGCCCAGCGGCGCGGTAGGGGTACCGATCCGGCTGGCCGAGCCGGCAGCCCTGGCAGTGGTCCGGCCCGGTGCCCGGGTCGACCTGCTGGCCGCGCCGCCCGGCGGGGCTGGTGCCGCCGAGGCGACAGTGCTGGCACCGGGTGCCCTGGTCCTGGACGTACTGGGTGCCGGTGCGACCGACGGCTCCGCTGCGCTGTATTTGGCACTTCGCCCCGACCAGGCACAACGCGCTGTCGGGTTGCCCGAGGGCAGCCGCTTCGCGATCGTCGTACGCGGCTGACCGCACAGCTCGAACGAGGCCCGAGGTAGACGGACGCCGAACCGGGTGCTGACCACAAGCCGGCGGCAGCGGCTGGCGGAAAGGCGGGAGTCAGTCCCAGTGCGGGGGGCGCTGCGCGAGAAGCCAGTCGTCGTTGCCGCTGGCCCGCTCGCCCCAGCCCTGATCGGTGTCGTCCGAGGTCTGCTCGGGCAGCACCACGAAGTCGTCGCTCAGGTCGACAGTGCGGTCGTCGTCGCCGCGCGTGCCCTGCGTACCGGGGTCGGTGCTCACGAGCGGCAAGACTAGCGCAGCCGGCGGGCAGCGAACCGTACGCCGACATCCGCGCTGACCAGGAAGCAACGGACCAATGGGCGCGGAGGCACGAGGCCCGGTCAGCGGAGGCACTCCAACGGGCAACCGGACCAAGCGGGCCACACCGGCCAGAAGTGACCGGACCGACCGCCACGTTGGTAGCGTCGGACGGCGTGACGACCCCCAGCGGTGGCAGCACTCCGGACGACTACTGGCGTCGACCCGAAACCGGTGACGGCGAACAGACGGGCCGACCACCCGCCGCGCCCGCCAGTGCCTCCCCGAGCGCCTACCCGGGGCCACCGCCGAGCGTGCCGCCTCCGGCTGGCTGGCGCCCTCCCGTTCACCTTCAGCCGGCACCGCCCCGACGGCTGCCTCCGCAGGACATGGCCGACCTGGACGCCGCCGAGCAGCGCTCGCAGCGGGTCACCTACGGCTTCGGCGCGGCGGCCGGCGTGGTGC from Micromonospora profundi harbors:
- a CDS encoding 5-formyltetrahydrofolate cyclo-ligase, with protein sequence MPEFSDEAEAAREAKRKTRVDLLARRRTLPGPTRAAAAGRVQAELVTLVRRLRPHRMTAYVPVGSEPGGADLPEVLRAALPADAELLLPVLRDDLDLDWAAYTGPDALVAAGRGIREPVGPRLGVDAVARAELVVVPALAVDLRGRRLGRGGGSYDRALARVPTTALTVVPLHDGELVETIPAEAHDLPVRAVVTPADGVRTLDDGPGRAHGVAPHTSAGRTRGE